A stretch of the Chlorobiota bacterium genome encodes the following:
- a CDS encoding sugar kinase, producing MSNKILAIGTVAYDSVETPFGSAPNALGGSATYISLAASYFCNATSVIGIVGGDFNSFNVLTDRGINTSNIEVKPDGKTFHWAGRYHSDMNNRDTLDTQLNVLLEFNPIIKDEDKDTQFVCLGNVDPKLQVKALRQFNSPKFVMCDTMNFWIELMYADVLEIIKNVDCLVINDSEARELTKEHNLIKASEKILEMGCKFVVIKKGEHGALLFSKDGGIFIAPAFPLLDIVDPTGAGDSFAGGMIGYLSQCSEVNELNIRRSLIYGTVMASFCCSEFSVGGLLNLTKNQIKDRAKELQLISNFDFSEDSY from the coding sequence ATGTCAAATAAAATATTAGCAATTGGAACTGTTGCTTATGATTCAGTTGAAACTCCTTTTGGAAGTGCACCAAACGCTTTAGGAGGATCAGCTACTTATATTTCTTTAGCTGCAAGTTATTTCTGTAATGCAACTTCTGTAATTGGAATTGTAGGTGGAGATTTTAATTCTTTTAATGTATTAACTGATAGAGGAATTAATACTAGTAATATTGAGGTCAAACCAGATGGAAAGACTTTCCACTGGGCTGGTAGATATCATTCTGATATGAATAATAGAGATACATTAGACACTCAATTAAATGTACTTTTAGAGTTTAATCCAATAATTAAAGATGAAGATAAAGATACTCAATTTGTATGCTTAGGAAATGTAGATCCAAAGCTGCAAGTAAAAGCTTTAAGGCAATTTAATTCTCCAAAATTTGTTATGTGTGATACAATGAATTTTTGGATAGAACTTATGTATGCCGATGTGTTGGAAATTATTAAAAACGTTGATTGCCTTGTTATAAATGATAGTGAAGCGCGAGAGTTAACTAAAGAACATAATCTTATTAAAGCATCAGAGAAAATTTTAGAAATGGGATGTAAGTTTGTTGTTATTAAAAAAGGGGAACATGGTGCATTATTATTTTCAAAAGATGGTGGTATATTTATTGCTCCAGCCTTCCCATTACTTGATATAGTTGATCCTACTGGTGCAGGGGATTCTTTTGCTGGAGGAATGATTGGTTATTTATCTCAATGTAGTGAAGTTAATGAATTAAATATCCGTAGATCCTTAATCTATGGTACTGTGATGGCAAGTTTTTGTTGTAGTGAATTTTCAGTTGGTGGTTTACTTAATTTAACAAAAAATCAAATTAAAGATAGGGCAAAAGAACTTCAATTAATTTCCAACTTTGATTTTAGTGAAGACAGTTATTAA
- a CDS encoding MFS transporter, with the protein MNKKLIPIFLTVTADVFGLTLVIPILPFYAKKFGASPFTVGLLFASFAICQLISGPILGKLSDNYGRKKILLISQIGTFFGFLFFGLANSLLMLFVARMIDGSTAGNLSIAQAYISDVTKPEERTKAFAFIGIAFGLGFLVGPALSGYLSQFGYHYPPFAAAFLSLTSILCTIFLLPDVPATSKSIESRYSQIKRFFGKVESRNWLLSFFAFTLSFSTFIAGVALFLNRQFGYDAKNVGYIYAFSGLVGVIIQGGFIGRLVKIFGDRKLSMIGFTLMGLSFVTLWYADNLTLLLINVVVGSIGSAFTRPSITTLITKSVKRDEQGAVLGVSQSMASVAQIIGAVVSGWLIEHDLIIFYCLAAGGFALMGTFISTISSEPPHEIQIQEVN; encoded by the coding sequence TTGAATAAGAAATTAATTCCAATTTTTTTGACTGTCACAGCTGATGTTTTTGGCTTGACACTAGTAATTCCTATTCTTCCCTTTTATGCAAAAAAATTTGGAGCTTCACCTTTCACTGTTGGATTATTATTTGCATCTTTTGCAATTTGTCAATTGATTTCTGGTCCAATTTTAGGAAAACTTTCTGACAATTATGGAAGAAAAAAAATACTTCTAATAAGTCAAATAGGTACTTTTTTTGGTTTTTTATTTTTTGGATTAGCAAATTCTTTGTTGATGCTATTTGTTGCTAGAATGATTGATGGATCAACAGCAGGAAATTTAAGCATAGCTCAAGCATATATTAGTGACGTTACCAAGCCAGAAGAAAGAACAAAAGCATTTGCATTTATAGGAATAGCCTTTGGGCTAGGTTTTTTAGTTGGTCCTGCATTGTCTGGTTACTTATCTCAATTTGGTTATCATTACCCTCCATTTGCTGCAGCATTTCTTTCACTAACTTCAATTCTTTGCACTATATTTTTATTACCTGATGTCCCAGCAACTAGTAAATCTATAGAAAGTAGATACTCACAGATAAAAAGATTTTTCGGTAAAGTAGAATCAAGAAATTGGTTATTAAGTTTTTTTGCATTCACTTTATCATTTTCTACATTCATTGCAGGTGTTGCATTGTTCCTAAATCGTCAATTTGGATATGACGCTAAAAATGTAGGTTATATTTATGCTTTTTCTGGTTTAGTTGGTGTTATTATTCAAGGAGGTTTTATTGGAAGATTAGTGAAAATATTTGGAGATAGAAAACTTAGCATGATTGGTTTTACATTAATGGGTTTGTCATTTGTAACTTTGTGGTATGCAGATAATTTGACTTTGTTATTGATTAATGTAGTTGTTGGAAGTATTGGTTCGGCTTTTACAAGACCCTCAATAACCACATTAATTACGAAAAGTGTAAAACGTGATGAACAAGGAGCAGTACTTGGCGTTAGCCAATCAATGGCTAGTGTTGCTCAGATAATAGGAGCAGTAGTTTCTGGTTGGCTAATTGAACATGATTTAATAATATTCTATTGTTTAGCTGCTGGTGGATTTGCATTAATGGGTACTTTTATTAGTACTATAAGTAGTGAACCTCCTCATGAAATTCAAATACAAGAAGTTAATTAA
- the atpG gene encoding ATP synthase F1 subunit gamma, with the protein MGKYRELRNRIKGVSSTAQITSAMKMVAASKLRRAQEAITFARPYGMKLRDIIQSVASNEEGASANPLFEEREIVRVCLVVIAADRGLCGAFNSNLCKQTLIHINTHYSKQLAEGNLDIICVGKRSVEFFTKRKMNVVQAYPGFFSNLNFSESTSIASNLKTGFLNRDYDRVEVIYNMFKSAIKQVPTFDQFLPIKKFVTDKTLKQRKADYIFEPSKIELLDSLLPKQLNTQFWNSLLDSNAAEHAARMTSMENATQNARELVRSLTLQYNKARQSAITTEMLEIVSGAEALNN; encoded by the coding sequence ATGGGAAAATATAGGGAACTAAGAAATAGAATTAAAGGTGTATCAAGTACTGCCCAAATAACTTCAGCAATGAAGATGGTTGCGGCATCAAAGTTAAGGCGTGCTCAAGAAGCTATAACCTTTGCTCGCCCTTATGGAATGAAGTTGCGTGATATAATTCAATCAGTTGCAAGTAACGAAGAAGGAGCTTCAGCTAATCCACTTTTTGAAGAACGTGAAATTGTACGTGTATGTTTAGTTGTAATTGCTGCAGACCGAGGGTTGTGTGGAGCTTTCAATAGTAATTTGTGTAAACAAACACTAATTCATATTAATACCCATTATTCAAAGCAATTAGCAGAAGGAAATCTAGATATAATTTGTGTTGGTAAAAGATCAGTTGAATTTTTTACAAAAAGAAAAATGAATGTAGTTCAAGCTTATCCAGGATTTTTCAGTAATCTTAACTTTTCAGAATCAACATCAATTGCTTCAAATTTAAAAACAGGTTTCTTAAATAGAGATTACGATCGTGTTGAGGTTATTTACAATATGTTTAAAAGTGCAATTAAGCAAGTTCCAACATTTGATCAATTTCTGCCAATTAAAAAATTTGTAACTGATAAAACTTTGAAGCAAAGAAAAGCAGATTATATCTTTGAGCCGTCAAAAATAGAATTGCTTGATTCTTTGTTACCAAAGCAGTTAAATACACAATTTTGGAACTCATTACTAGATTCAAATGCCGCTGAACATGCAGCACGTATGACTTCTATGGAAAATGCTACTCAAAATGCTCGTGAATTAGTTAGATCTTTAACGTTGCAATATAATAAGGCACGCCAATCTGCAATTACAACAGAAATGCTTGAAATTGTTTCAGGTGCAGAGGCTCTGAATAATTAA
- a CDS encoding DUF4332 domain-containing protein — MAYKISDIEGIGPVYTEKLTLIGIDSVEKLLEFGATIQGRNQLNEKTGISLDLILRWVNMADLFRIKGVAEEYADLLEAAGVDTVKELRNRVPANLHAKMLEVNNEKNLVRAMPSVSSVTDWVEQAKTLNPMVSH; from the coding sequence ATGGCATACAAAATAAGCGACATAGAAGGAATTGGTCCAGTTTATACTGAAAAGTTAACTTTAATTGGAATTGATTCAGTTGAAAAACTTCTTGAATTTGGAGCAACAATTCAAGGAAGAAACCAGCTAAACGAAAAAACTGGAATTAGTTTAGACTTAATACTTCGTTGGGTAAATATGGCAGATTTGTTTCGTATTAAAGGTGTTGCTGAAGAGTATGCAGATTTGCTTGAAGCAGCTGGTGTTGATACAGTTAAAGAGCTCAGAAATCGTGTACCAGCTAATTTACATGCAAAAATGCTTGAAGTAAATAATGAAAAAAATCTTGTAAGAGCAATGCCATCAGTTTCATCAGTTACTGATTGGGTTGAACAAGCAAAAACACTTAATCCTATGGTTAGTCATTAA